Proteins from a genomic interval of Echeneis naucrates chromosome 21, fEcheNa1.1, whole genome shotgun sequence:
- the LOC115061538 gene encoding bone morphogenetic protein receptor type-2-like isoform X4 yields MMLASGCVTSAGTQKLPTGSNMAAMCGAASTFALCLYFLLLPDVTGLQSEDRECAFTHHLQGVEPHSGPINELRGVVQENGTIRCSHGSRCYGLWEKRADGEVQLVKQGCWPHIGDQQECHGDRCQVTAMPSQIQNGSYRFCCCNQDLCNTNFTEAWPTADTPALRLIKSSGHGDSQTENQPLRREETVLIALATIAIAAIFIMALFLGYRMMKGKHKHSLSALDVMEAANSEPAVDLDNLKMLELIGRGRYGAVFRGCLNERCVAVKLFSSANRLNFSNECSIYCLPLLRQHDNISRFLSADERMAADGQPEFLILMEFYPHGSLSRYLSLHTVDWSTCCRMTHGVTRGLAFLHTELYRGDQYKPAVAHRDVTSRNVLVRADLSCVLADFGLSMRLTGNRPCHPGDDDTIAISEVSHRMLTDDGAGVDLSDGQSSQVCVQVGTVRYMAPEVLGGALNLRDCESALKQVDVYALGLLYWESFRRCSDLFLGEAVPGYQLAYQAELGNHPSFEEMQILVAREKHRPRFPEAWKENNLTLRLLKETMEDCWDQDAEARLTAQCAEERLSELTLLSTHTAIHNHRNLSHGHWSPQVGSASSYIEDLQVGVVKNLQGDGHPTLVTKMTSSGTDLAEKNRNSINYERQQAQSQARLSSSDSLSTNSVLSLVTTLSTIPESEHKAAVPSVPVCMQLTEEDLEATKLDPKEVDKNLRESSDENLMEHSQKQFSSEPQSSNLLLHQSLQPTEHNLPKRPTSLHLLPKTTETSSASSRLKQGKLKSNHRQVETGVAKMNKVTVITAIEPQLVTTVTNNTSTSGVVYGNRVQVITAATGSYSAGVPTLVTNGLIGGGRTNPAGPQLEEEEKLEGKKLQREDHLNLLNFSPDEHEPLLRREQPPAESEPFPHQSRAADILSGRGSNANNNNNRGSEVKPESILVSEVSQGKGINNKPAPIPTTLQFRESTLLSNLEKSSGPAGPTASEHPLTPQERAQGSDTALCLQKALTTELAVVRPPSSDADNKEPSTLKFPTLEKLNEKTDPEAKTSAPKPAALQVSSLDQVERPKARRPERPSSLDLSCMSSDDVTLTGGGGLSASGEKIKRRVKTPYTLKKWRPASWVVSTDTALDPDFDFSSSSSSQVDFSSGLQRAGNISLPKINQSKSSIAVFLVGGAATATAASEPDGMTCF; encoded by the exons ATGATGTTGGCTTCGGGCTGTGTGACGTCTGCAGGGACTCAAAAACTGCCAACTGgatccaacatggctgccatgTGTGGAGCAGCATCAACATTCGCTCTGTGCCtctatttcctgctgctgcctgatgtAACCG GTCTtcagtcagaggacagagagtgTGCCTTCACCCACCACCTACAAGGGGTGGAGCCCCACAGCGGACCAATCAATGAGCTGCGAGGAGTGGTGCAAGAGAATGGTACAATTCGCTGCAGCCACGGCTCCCGCTGCTATGGATTGTGGGAGAAAAGAGCGGATGGTGAAGTGCAGCTGGTGAAGCAAG GTTGTTGGCCTCATATTGGTGACCAGCAGGAGTGTCATGGTGACCGTTGCCAGGTAACAGCGATGCCCTCTCAAATCCAAAATGGCAGCTAccgtttctgctgctgcaaccAAGATCTCTGCAACACCAACTTCACAGAGGCCTGGCCCACTGCTGACACTCCAGCCCTGAGACTGATAAAGAGCAGCGGACACGGTGACAGTCAAACAG AAAACCAGCCACTGAGACGGGAGGAGACGGTGCTTATTGCCTTGGCAACCATCGCTATAGCAGCGATCTTCATCATGGCACTATTCCTGGGATACCGCATGATGAAAg ggaaacacaaacacagtctttCTGCTCTGGATGTGATGGAGGCAGCTAACAGCGAGCCTGCAGTCGACCTGGACAACCTGAAAATGCTGGAG CTGATTGGTCGAGGTCGTTACGGCGCCGTGTTTCGTGGCTGTCTGAATGAGCGCTGTGTGGCCGTCAAACTCTTCAGCTCGGCCAATCGGCTGAACTTTTCCAACGAGTGCTCCATCTACTGTCTGCCACTGCTGAGGCAACATGACAACATCAGCCGCTTCCTGAGCGCAGATGAGAGGATGGCGGCCGATGGTCAGCCAGAGTTCCTGATCCTCATGGAGTTTTATCCTCAC GGCAGTCTGTCTCGTTACTTATCCCTCCACACCGTTGACTGGTCGACCTGCTGCAGGATGACTCATGGCGTCACCAGAGGTCTGGCCTTCCTGCACACGGAGCTCTACAGAGGCG ACCAGTATAAACCAGCCGTCGCCCACAGAGACGTCACCAGCAGGAACGTCCTGGTCCGAGCCGATTTGTCGTGTGTCCTCGCTGACTTCGGTCTGTCCATGAGGTTGACAGGAAATCGGCCCTGTCATCCTGGAGACGACGACACCATTGCGATATCTGAGGTTAGTCACCGAATGTTGACAGATGATGGTGCAGGTGTAGACCTGAGTGATGGGCAGAGttcacaggtgtgtgtgcaggtgggGACAGTGCGGTACATGGCGCCGGAGGTTCTGGGCGGGGCCTTGAACCTCAGGGACTGTGAGTCAGCACTGAAGCAGGTGGACGTTTACGCCCTGGGTCTCCTCTACTGGGAGAGTTTCAGGAGGTGCTCTGATCTGTTCCTAG gtgaggCGGTCCCAGGGTACCAGCTGGCCTATCAGGCGGAGCTCGGTAATCATCCGAGCTTTGAAGAGATGCAGATCCTGGTGgccagagaaaaacacagacccAGATTCCCTGAAGCCTGGAAGGAGAACAATCTG ACGCTGCGTTTGCTGAAGGAGACGATGGAGGACTGCTGGGACCAGGACGCTGAAGCTCGGCTCACCGCTCAGTGTGCCGAGGAGAGATTGTCTGAACTCACACTGCTGAGCACACATACCGCAATACACAACCACCG gaATCTGTCTCATGGTCACTGGTCTCCTCAGGTTGGCTCTGCCTCCTCCTACATTGAGGATCTACAAGTGGGTGTGGTCAAAAATCTCCAAGGAGATGGACATCCAACACTTGTAACCAAGATGACATCATCTGGAACAGATCTTGCTGAAAAGAACAGAAATTCCATTAACTATGAGCGGCAGCAGGCTCAG AGTCAAGCTCGGTTGTCCAGCTCAGACAGTCTGTCCACCAACTCCGTCCTGAGCCTGGTCACCACGCTCAGCACCATCCCTGAATCGGAGCACAAAG cTGCTGTCCCCAGTGTCCCCGTCTGCATGCAGCTGACAGAAGAAGACCTGGAGGCCACCAAGCTGGACCCAAAGGAG GTTGATAAGAACCTGAGGGAAAGTTCTGATGAGAACCTGATGGAACATTCACAGAAACAGTTCAGTTCAGAACCACAATCTTCCAACCTGCTGCTCCATCAGAGCCTTCAACCCACTGAG CATAACCTGCCCAAGAGACCCACcagcctccacctcctccccaaGACCACGGAGACCAGCTCAGCCTCCTCTCGGCTGAAACAGGGGAAGCTCAAATCGAACCACAGACAG GTGGAAACTGGTGTTGCTAAGATGAACAAAGTAACAGTCATCACAGCTATAGAACCTCAACTGGTAACCACAGTGACCAACAACACCAGCACCAGCGGTGTCGTGTACGGGAACCGAGTCCAAGTGATCACAGCGGCCACCGGCAGCTACAGTGCAGGAGTCCCCACCCTGGTGACCAATGGTCTGATAGGTGGAGGCCGGACTAATCCTGCAGGAccgcagctggaggaggaagagaagctggagggaaagaagctccagagagaagacCATCTGAACCTGCTCAACTTCAGTCCTGATGAGCATGAACCCCTGCTGAGGAGGGAACAGCCCCCTGCTGAGAGTGAACCCTTCCCTCATCAGTCACGAGCAGCAGACATCCTGTCAGGACGAGGCTCCaatgccaacaacaacaacaacagagggtcagaggtcaaacctGAAAGCATACTGGTCTCTGAGGTCAGTCAAGGCAAAGGCATCAACAATAAACCCGCTCCAATCCCAACAACTTTGCAGTTCAGAGAATCTACTCTTCTGTCCAACCTGGAAAAGAGTTCTGGTCCAGCAGGACCAACAGCATCTGAACACCCCCTAACACCCCAGGAGAGAGCTCAAGGCTCCGATACAGCTCTTTGCCTCCAGAAAGCTTTGACAACAGAGCTTGCAGTAGTTCGACCTCCATCCTCAGATGCAGATAATAAAGAACCTTCTACTCTAAAGTTTCCAACCTTAGAAAAACTGAATGAGAAAACAGATCCAGAAGCCAAAACTTCAGCTCCCAAACCTGCAGCTCTACAAGTTTCCTCCTTGGATCAGGTGGAACGTCCCAAAGCCAGACGGCCAGAGCGTCCCTCTTCTCTGGACCTGTCCTGCATGTCCTCAG ATGATGTCACTCTCACTGGAGGTGGTGGTCTAAGTGCttcaggagagaaaataaaacgcCGTGTTAAGACGCCATACACCCTGAAAAAATGGCGTCCAGCTTCATGGGTTGTTTCCACGGATACAGCTCTCGACCCAGACTTTGATTttagcagcagtagcagcagccaGGTCGACTTTTCTTCCGGTCTTCAGAGAGCAGGAAACATCAGCCTCCCTAAAATCAACCAGTCCAAATCCAGCATCGCTGTCTTTCTGGTCGGTGGTGCAGCGACAGCGACTGCCGCCTCCGAGCCCGATGGAATGACCTGCTTCTAG
- the LOC115061538 gene encoding bone morphogenetic protein receptor type-2-like isoform X1, producing the protein MMLASGCVTSAGTQKLPTGSNMAAMCGAASTFALCLYFLLLPDVTGLQSEDRECAFTHHLQGVEPHSGPINELRGVVQENGTIRCSHGSRCYGLWEKRADGEVQLVKQGCWPHIGDQQECHGDRCQVTAMPSQIQNGSYRFCCCNQDLCNTNFTEAWPTADTPALRLIKSSGHGDSQTENQPLRREETVLIALATIAIAAIFIMALFLGYRMMKGKHKHSLSALDVMEAANSEPAVDLDNLKMLELIGRGRYGAVFRGCLNERCVAVKLFSSANRLNFSNECSIYCLPLLRQHDNISRFLSADERMAADGQPEFLILMEFYPHGSLSRYLSLHTVDWSTCCRMTHGVTRGLAFLHTELYRGDQYKPAVAHRDVTSRNVLVRADLSCVLADFGLSMRLTGNRPCHPGDDDTIAISEVSHRMLTDDGAGVDLSDGQSSQVCVQVGTVRYMAPEVLGGALNLRDCESALKQVDVYALGLLYWESFRRCSDLFLGEAVPGYQLAYQAELGNHPSFEEMQILVAREKHRPRFPEAWKENNLTLRLLKETMEDCWDQDAEARLTAQCAEERLSELTLLSTHTAIHNHRNLSHGHWSPQVGSASSYIEDLQVGVVKNLQGDGHPTLVTKMTSSGTDLAEKNRNSINYERQQAQSQARLSSSDSLSTNSVLSLVTTLSTIPESEHKAAVPSVPVCMQLTEEDLEATKLDPKEVDKNLRESSDENLMEHSQKQFSSEPQSSNLLLHQSLQPTEAANSVSSPQGDLGVGTIDKPLPSAIHPLPKQHNLPKRPTSLHLLPKTTETSSASSRLKQGKLKSNHRQVETGVAKMNKVTVITAIEPQLVTTVTNNTSTSGVVYGNRVQVITAATGSYSAGVPTLVTNGLIGGGRTNPAGPQLEEEEKLEGKKLQREDHLNLLNFSPDEHEPLLRREQPPAESEPFPHQSRAADILSGRGSNANNNNNRGSEVKPESILVSEVSQGKGINNKPAPIPTTLQFRESTLLSNLEKSSGPAGPTASEHPLTPQERAQGSDTALCLQKALTTELAVVRPPSSDADNKEPSTLKFPTLEKLNEKTDPEAKTSAPKPAALQVSSLDQVERPKARRPERPSSLDLSCMSSDDVTLTGGGGLSASGEKIKRRVKTPYTLKKWRPASWVVSTDTALDPDFDFSSSSSSQVDFSSGLQRAGNISLPKINQSKSSIAVFLVGGAATATAASEPDGMTCF; encoded by the exons ATGATGTTGGCTTCGGGCTGTGTGACGTCTGCAGGGACTCAAAAACTGCCAACTGgatccaacatggctgccatgTGTGGAGCAGCATCAACATTCGCTCTGTGCCtctatttcctgctgctgcctgatgtAACCG GTCTtcagtcagaggacagagagtgTGCCTTCACCCACCACCTACAAGGGGTGGAGCCCCACAGCGGACCAATCAATGAGCTGCGAGGAGTGGTGCAAGAGAATGGTACAATTCGCTGCAGCCACGGCTCCCGCTGCTATGGATTGTGGGAGAAAAGAGCGGATGGTGAAGTGCAGCTGGTGAAGCAAG GTTGTTGGCCTCATATTGGTGACCAGCAGGAGTGTCATGGTGACCGTTGCCAGGTAACAGCGATGCCCTCTCAAATCCAAAATGGCAGCTAccgtttctgctgctgcaaccAAGATCTCTGCAACACCAACTTCACAGAGGCCTGGCCCACTGCTGACACTCCAGCCCTGAGACTGATAAAGAGCAGCGGACACGGTGACAGTCAAACAG AAAACCAGCCACTGAGACGGGAGGAGACGGTGCTTATTGCCTTGGCAACCATCGCTATAGCAGCGATCTTCATCATGGCACTATTCCTGGGATACCGCATGATGAAAg ggaaacacaaacacagtctttCTGCTCTGGATGTGATGGAGGCAGCTAACAGCGAGCCTGCAGTCGACCTGGACAACCTGAAAATGCTGGAG CTGATTGGTCGAGGTCGTTACGGCGCCGTGTTTCGTGGCTGTCTGAATGAGCGCTGTGTGGCCGTCAAACTCTTCAGCTCGGCCAATCGGCTGAACTTTTCCAACGAGTGCTCCATCTACTGTCTGCCACTGCTGAGGCAACATGACAACATCAGCCGCTTCCTGAGCGCAGATGAGAGGATGGCGGCCGATGGTCAGCCAGAGTTCCTGATCCTCATGGAGTTTTATCCTCAC GGCAGTCTGTCTCGTTACTTATCCCTCCACACCGTTGACTGGTCGACCTGCTGCAGGATGACTCATGGCGTCACCAGAGGTCTGGCCTTCCTGCACACGGAGCTCTACAGAGGCG ACCAGTATAAACCAGCCGTCGCCCACAGAGACGTCACCAGCAGGAACGTCCTGGTCCGAGCCGATTTGTCGTGTGTCCTCGCTGACTTCGGTCTGTCCATGAGGTTGACAGGAAATCGGCCCTGTCATCCTGGAGACGACGACACCATTGCGATATCTGAGGTTAGTCACCGAATGTTGACAGATGATGGTGCAGGTGTAGACCTGAGTGATGGGCAGAGttcacaggtgtgtgtgcaggtgggGACAGTGCGGTACATGGCGCCGGAGGTTCTGGGCGGGGCCTTGAACCTCAGGGACTGTGAGTCAGCACTGAAGCAGGTGGACGTTTACGCCCTGGGTCTCCTCTACTGGGAGAGTTTCAGGAGGTGCTCTGATCTGTTCCTAG gtgaggCGGTCCCAGGGTACCAGCTGGCCTATCAGGCGGAGCTCGGTAATCATCCGAGCTTTGAAGAGATGCAGATCCTGGTGgccagagaaaaacacagacccAGATTCCCTGAAGCCTGGAAGGAGAACAATCTG ACGCTGCGTTTGCTGAAGGAGACGATGGAGGACTGCTGGGACCAGGACGCTGAAGCTCGGCTCACCGCTCAGTGTGCCGAGGAGAGATTGTCTGAACTCACACTGCTGAGCACACATACCGCAATACACAACCACCG gaATCTGTCTCATGGTCACTGGTCTCCTCAGGTTGGCTCTGCCTCCTCCTACATTGAGGATCTACAAGTGGGTGTGGTCAAAAATCTCCAAGGAGATGGACATCCAACACTTGTAACCAAGATGACATCATCTGGAACAGATCTTGCTGAAAAGAACAGAAATTCCATTAACTATGAGCGGCAGCAGGCTCAG AGTCAAGCTCGGTTGTCCAGCTCAGACAGTCTGTCCACCAACTCCGTCCTGAGCCTGGTCACCACGCTCAGCACCATCCCTGAATCGGAGCACAAAG cTGCTGTCCCCAGTGTCCCCGTCTGCATGCAGCTGACAGAAGAAGACCTGGAGGCCACCAAGCTGGACCCAAAGGAG GTTGATAAGAACCTGAGGGAAAGTTCTGATGAGAACCTGATGGAACATTCACAGAAACAGTTCAGTTCAGAACCACAATCTTCCAACCTGCTGCTCCATCAGAGCCTTCAACCCACTGAG GCAGCCAACTCTGTGTCCTCCCCTCAAGGTGATCTTGGTGTTGGTACCATCGATAAACCTCTTCCCTCTGCCATCCACCCTCTCCCAAAACAGCATAACCTGCCCAAGAGACCCACcagcctccacctcctccccaaGACCACGGAGACCAGCTCAGCCTCCTCTCGGCTGAAACAGGGGAAGCTCAAATCGAACCACAGACAG GTGGAAACTGGTGTTGCTAAGATGAACAAAGTAACAGTCATCACAGCTATAGAACCTCAACTGGTAACCACAGTGACCAACAACACCAGCACCAGCGGTGTCGTGTACGGGAACCGAGTCCAAGTGATCACAGCGGCCACCGGCAGCTACAGTGCAGGAGTCCCCACCCTGGTGACCAATGGTCTGATAGGTGGAGGCCGGACTAATCCTGCAGGAccgcagctggaggaggaagagaagctggagggaaagaagctccagagagaagacCATCTGAACCTGCTCAACTTCAGTCCTGATGAGCATGAACCCCTGCTGAGGAGGGAACAGCCCCCTGCTGAGAGTGAACCCTTCCCTCATCAGTCACGAGCAGCAGACATCCTGTCAGGACGAGGCTCCaatgccaacaacaacaacaacagagggtcagaggtcaaacctGAAAGCATACTGGTCTCTGAGGTCAGTCAAGGCAAAGGCATCAACAATAAACCCGCTCCAATCCCAACAACTTTGCAGTTCAGAGAATCTACTCTTCTGTCCAACCTGGAAAAGAGTTCTGGTCCAGCAGGACCAACAGCATCTGAACACCCCCTAACACCCCAGGAGAGAGCTCAAGGCTCCGATACAGCTCTTTGCCTCCAGAAAGCTTTGACAACAGAGCTTGCAGTAGTTCGACCTCCATCCTCAGATGCAGATAATAAAGAACCTTCTACTCTAAAGTTTCCAACCTTAGAAAAACTGAATGAGAAAACAGATCCAGAAGCCAAAACTTCAGCTCCCAAACCTGCAGCTCTACAAGTTTCCTCCTTGGATCAGGTGGAACGTCCCAAAGCCAGACGGCCAGAGCGTCCCTCTTCTCTGGACCTGTCCTGCATGTCCTCAG ATGATGTCACTCTCACTGGAGGTGGTGGTCTAAGTGCttcaggagagaaaataaaacgcCGTGTTAAGACGCCATACACCCTGAAAAAATGGCGTCCAGCTTCATGGGTTGTTTCCACGGATACAGCTCTCGACCCAGACTTTGATTttagcagcagtagcagcagccaGGTCGACTTTTCTTCCGGTCTTCAGAGAGCAGGAAACATCAGCCTCCCTAAAATCAACCAGTCCAAATCCAGCATCGCTGTCTTTCTGGTCGGTGGTGCAGCGACAGCGACTGCCGCCTCCGAGCCCGATGGAATGACCTGCTTCTAG
- the LOC115061538 gene encoding bone morphogenetic protein receptor type-2-like isoform X5, translating into MMLASGCVTSAGTQKLPTGSNMAAMCGAASTFALCLYFLLLPDVTGLQSEDRECAFTHHLQGVEPHSGPINELRGVVQENGTIRCSHGSRCYGLWEKRADGEVQLVKQGCWPHIGDQQECHGDRCQVTAMPSQIQNGSYRFCCCNQDLCNTNFTEAWPTADTPARPTENQPLRREETVLIALATIAIAAIFIMALFLGYRMMKGKHKHSLSALDVMEAANSEPAVDLDNLKMLELIGRGRYGAVFRGCLNERCVAVKLFSSANRLNFSNECSIYCLPLLRQHDNISRFLSADERMAADGQPEFLILMEFYPHGSLSRYLSLHTVDWSTCCRMTHGVTRGLAFLHTELYRGDQYKPAVAHRDVTSRNVLVRADLSCVLADFGLSMRLTGNRPCHPGDDDTIAISEVGTVRYMAPEVLGGALNLRDCESALKQVDVYALGLLYWESFRRCSDLFLGEAVPGYQLAYQAELGNHPSFEEMQILVAREKHRPRFPEAWKENNLTLRLLKETMEDCWDQDAEARLTAQCAEERLSELTLLSTHTAIHNHRNLSHGHWSPQVGSASSYIEDLQVGVVKNLQGDGHPTLVTKMTSSGTDLAEKNRNSINYERQQAQSQARLSSSDSLSTNSVLSLVTTLSTIPESEHKAAVPSVPVCMQLTEEDLEATKLDPKEVDKNLRESSDENLMEHSQKQFSSEPQSSNLLLHQSLQPTEAANSVSSPQGDLGVGTIDKPLPSAIHPLPKQHNLPKRPTSLHLLPKTTETSSASSRLKQGKLKSNHRQVETGVAKMNKVTVITAIEPQLVTTVTNNTSTSGVVYGNRVQVITAATGSYSAGVPTLVTNGLIGGGRTNPAGPQLEEEEKLEGKKLQREDHLNLLNFSPDEHEPLLRREQPPAESEPFPHQSRAADILSGRGSNANNNNNRGSEVKPESILVSEVSQGKGINNKPAPIPTTLQFRESTLLSNLEKSSGPAGPTASEHPLTPQERAQGSDTALCLQKALTTELAVVRPPSSDADNKEPSTLKFPTLEKLNEKTDPEAKTSAPKPAALQVSSLDQVERPKARRPERPSSLDLSCMSSDDVTLTGGGGLSASGEKIKRRVKTPYTLKKWRPASWVVSTDTALDPDFDFSSSSSSQVDFSSGLQRAGNISLPKINQSKSSIAVFLVGGAATATAASEPDGMTCF; encoded by the exons ATGATGTTGGCTTCGGGCTGTGTGACGTCTGCAGGGACTCAAAAACTGCCAACTGgatccaacatggctgccatgTGTGGAGCAGCATCAACATTCGCTCTGTGCCtctatttcctgctgctgcctgatgtAACCG GTCTtcagtcagaggacagagagtgTGCCTTCACCCACCACCTACAAGGGGTGGAGCCCCACAGCGGACCAATCAATGAGCTGCGAGGAGTGGTGCAAGAGAATGGTACAATTCGCTGCAGCCACGGCTCCCGCTGCTATGGATTGTGGGAGAAAAGAGCGGATGGTGAAGTGCAGCTGGTGAAGCAAG GTTGTTGGCCTCATATTGGTGACCAGCAGGAGTGTCATGGTGACCGTTGCCAGGTAACAGCGATGCCCTCTCAAATCCAAAATGGCAGCTAccgtttctgctgctgcaaccAAGATCTCTGCAACACCAACTTCACAGAGGCCTGGCCCACTGCTGACACTCCAGC CCGTCCCACAGAAAACCAGCCACTGAGACGGGAGGAGACGGTGCTTATTGCCTTGGCAACCATCGCTATAGCAGCGATCTTCATCATGGCACTATTCCTGGGATACCGCATGATGAAAg ggaaacacaaacacagtctttCTGCTCTGGATGTGATGGAGGCAGCTAACAGCGAGCCTGCAGTCGACCTGGACAACCTGAAAATGCTGGAG CTGATTGGTCGAGGTCGTTACGGCGCCGTGTTTCGTGGCTGTCTGAATGAGCGCTGTGTGGCCGTCAAACTCTTCAGCTCGGCCAATCGGCTGAACTTTTCCAACGAGTGCTCCATCTACTGTCTGCCACTGCTGAGGCAACATGACAACATCAGCCGCTTCCTGAGCGCAGATGAGAGGATGGCGGCCGATGGTCAGCCAGAGTTCCTGATCCTCATGGAGTTTTATCCTCAC GGCAGTCTGTCTCGTTACTTATCCCTCCACACCGTTGACTGGTCGACCTGCTGCAGGATGACTCATGGCGTCACCAGAGGTCTGGCCTTCCTGCACACGGAGCTCTACAGAGGCG ACCAGTATAAACCAGCCGTCGCCCACAGAGACGTCACCAGCAGGAACGTCCTGGTCCGAGCCGATTTGTCGTGTGTCCTCGCTGACTTCGGTCTGTCCATGAGGTTGACAGGAAATCGGCCCTGTCATCCTGGAGACGACGACACCATTGCGATATCTGAG gtgggGACAGTGCGGTACATGGCGCCGGAGGTTCTGGGCGGGGCCTTGAACCTCAGGGACTGTGAGTCAGCACTGAAGCAGGTGGACGTTTACGCCCTGGGTCTCCTCTACTGGGAGAGTTTCAGGAGGTGCTCTGATCTGTTCCTAG gtgaggCGGTCCCAGGGTACCAGCTGGCCTATCAGGCGGAGCTCGGTAATCATCCGAGCTTTGAAGAGATGCAGATCCTGGTGgccagagaaaaacacagacccAGATTCCCTGAAGCCTGGAAGGAGAACAATCTG ACGCTGCGTTTGCTGAAGGAGACGATGGAGGACTGCTGGGACCAGGACGCTGAAGCTCGGCTCACCGCTCAGTGTGCCGAGGAGAGATTGTCTGAACTCACACTGCTGAGCACACATACCGCAATACACAACCACCG gaATCTGTCTCATGGTCACTGGTCTCCTCAGGTTGGCTCTGCCTCCTCCTACATTGAGGATCTACAAGTGGGTGTGGTCAAAAATCTCCAAGGAGATGGACATCCAACACTTGTAACCAAGATGACATCATCTGGAACAGATCTTGCTGAAAAGAACAGAAATTCCATTAACTATGAGCGGCAGCAGGCTCAG AGTCAAGCTCGGTTGTCCAGCTCAGACAGTCTGTCCACCAACTCCGTCCTGAGCCTGGTCACCACGCTCAGCACCATCCCTGAATCGGAGCACAAAG cTGCTGTCCCCAGTGTCCCCGTCTGCATGCAGCTGACAGAAGAAGACCTGGAGGCCACCAAGCTGGACCCAAAGGAG GTTGATAAGAACCTGAGGGAAAGTTCTGATGAGAACCTGATGGAACATTCACAGAAACAGTTCAGTTCAGAACCACAATCTTCCAACCTGCTGCTCCATCAGAGCCTTCAACCCACTGAG GCAGCCAACTCTGTGTCCTCCCCTCAAGGTGATCTTGGTGTTGGTACCATCGATAAACCTCTTCCCTCTGCCATCCACCCTCTCCCAAAACAGCATAACCTGCCCAAGAGACCCACcagcctccacctcctccccaaGACCACGGAGACCAGCTCAGCCTCCTCTCGGCTGAAACAGGGGAAGCTCAAATCGAACCACAGACAG GTGGAAACTGGTGTTGCTAAGATGAACAAAGTAACAGTCATCACAGCTATAGAACCTCAACTGGTAACCACAGTGACCAACAACACCAGCACCAGCGGTGTCGTGTACGGGAACCGAGTCCAAGTGATCACAGCGGCCACCGGCAGCTACAGTGCAGGAGTCCCCACCCTGGTGACCAATGGTCTGATAGGTGGAGGCCGGACTAATCCTGCAGGAccgcagctggaggaggaagagaagctggagggaaagaagctccagagagaagacCATCTGAACCTGCTCAACTTCAGTCCTGATGAGCATGAACCCCTGCTGAGGAGGGAACAGCCCCCTGCTGAGAGTGAACCCTTCCCTCATCAGTCACGAGCAGCAGACATCCTGTCAGGACGAGGCTCCaatgccaacaacaacaacaacagagggtcagaggtcaaacctGAAAGCATACTGGTCTCTGAGGTCAGTCAAGGCAAAGGCATCAACAATAAACCCGCTCCAATCCCAACAACTTTGCAGTTCAGAGAATCTACTCTTCTGTCCAACCTGGAAAAGAGTTCTGGTCCAGCAGGACCAACAGCATCTGAACACCCCCTAACACCCCAGGAGAGAGCTCAAGGCTCCGATACAGCTCTTTGCCTCCAGAAAGCTTTGACAACAGAGCTTGCAGTAGTTCGACCTCCATCCTCAGATGCAGATAATAAAGAACCTTCTACTCTAAAGTTTCCAACCTTAGAAAAACTGAATGAGAAAACAGATCCAGAAGCCAAAACTTCAGCTCCCAAACCTGCAGCTCTACAAGTTTCCTCCTTGGATCAGGTGGAACGTCCCAAAGCCAGACGGCCAGAGCGTCCCTCTTCTCTGGACCTGTCCTGCATGTCCTCAG ATGATGTCACTCTCACTGGAGGTGGTGGTCTAAGTGCttcaggagagaaaataaaacgcCGTGTTAAGACGCCATACACCCTGAAAAAATGGCGTCCAGCTTCATGGGTTGTTTCCACGGATACAGCTCTCGACCCAGACTTTGATTttagcagcagtagcagcagccaGGTCGACTTTTCTTCCGGTCTTCAGAGAGCAGGAAACATCAGCCTCCCTAAAATCAACCAGTCCAAATCCAGCATCGCTGTCTTTCTGGTCGGTGGTGCAGCGACAGCGACTGCCGCCTCCGAGCCCGATGGAATGACCTGCTTCTAG